One genomic region from Nostoc sp. C052 encodes:
- a CDS encoding DUF1269 domain-containing protein: MSELVVVNFDEKYEADEVLLELLKLERENLADLKDAVVITKNAAGKIRVKPYHDLVEPGDLSNELWGGIISAVFFHRTLTIKEGTFDSSFLTEIEESLKPNSSSLFVLISSVNLEKIIAEFNRFGGKLIRTSFSQDKIENLQKTLSPA, encoded by the coding sequence ATGAGTGAATTAGTTGTAGTCAATTTCGATGAAAAATATGAAGCAGATGAAGTACTTTTAGAACTACTCAAACTTGAGCGAGAAAACTTAGCAGATTTGAAAGATGCAGTTGTGATTACCAAAAATGCAGCTGGTAAGATTAGGGTTAAACCATATCACGATTTGGTTGAACCTGGAGACCTGAGTAATGAACTCTGGGGTGGAATCATTAGCGCAGTTTTCTTTCATCGCACTCTTACTATTAAAGAGGGCACATTTGATAGTAGTTTTTTAACAGAAATTGAAGAATCTTTAAAACCAAATTCTTCATCATTGTTTGTTCTAATTTCCTCCGTTAATCTAGAGAAAATAATTGCAGAATTTAATCGTTTTGGAGGAAAGTTAATTAGAACAAGTTTTTCTCAAGACAAAATTGAGAACTTGCAAAAAACTCTTAGTCCTGCTTAG